A genomic stretch from Candidatus Eisenbacteria bacterium includes:
- a CDS encoding long-chain fatty aldehyde decarbonylase, with product MSSLMGLAIFGEKVAARTYLAMADLRADHGDLLRKFAAMEARHGSSFLQVSRANAVEPDREFADRELGYLVEQVERYARASDFDALAVLQGFIVESLAIATYEPFLGLADTYPGAREAFATALADERYHVDWITRYLRLRYFGAVGEFLGLAERVNTQGIDCVGGSLMSIAGYLDVVGLSGAQCAAGMLDGYAGLLEDVGLDQRTALRSVTTLFAPLMAKYRRREHR from the coding sequence ATGAGCTCGCTCATGGGCCTTGCCATCTTCGGTGAGAAGGTCGCGGCGCGCACCTACCTGGCGATGGCCGACCTTCGGGCCGACCACGGGGATCTGCTGCGAAAGTTCGCCGCCATGGAGGCGCGCCACGGCTCGTCCTTCCTGCAGGTGAGCCGCGCCAACGCCGTGGAGCCCGACCGGGAGTTCGCCGATCGCGAGCTCGGGTATCTCGTCGAGCAGGTGGAGCGTTACGCGCGGGCGTCCGACTTCGACGCGCTCGCCGTGCTGCAGGGTTTCATCGTCGAAAGCCTGGCGATCGCCACCTACGAGCCGTTCCTCGGTCTCGCGGACACCTACCCGGGCGCCCGCGAGGCCTTTGCCACCGCCCTCGCCGACGAGCGCTACCACGTCGACTGGATCACCCGCTATCTGCGGCTCCGGTACTTCGGCGCCGTCGGCGAGTTCCTCGGTCTCGCCGAACGTGTGAACACGCAAGGGATCGACTGCGTCGGGGGATCGCTCATGAGCATCGCGGGCTACCTCGACGTCGTGGGGCTGTCGGGCGCGCAGTGCGCAGCGGGTATGCTCGACGGGTACGCCGGGCTGCTGGAGGACGTGGGGCTCGACCAGCGCACGGCCCTGCGAAGCGTCACCACGCTCTTCGCTCCGCTCATGGCCAAGTATCGCCGCCGTGAACACCGATAG
- a CDS encoding DUF3108 domain-containing protein translates to MRNRRAAMIILAVLVAGARPEAHAADTRTLHYDVFYLAFRVLAVDVQSHVERAAYRTSVSLRTAGLFAAIVPWRSSATAGGTIEGPTLRPSFYRVQSEYRDRAQRIDLEYGDAGRVGGGVDGVLTDGERDDVPEPLRAGTMDPVTAEAAVVQRLAATGTCAGTVRIFDGLRRYDLRYDDLGVGDLEPSRYDSYRGSARLCRASVDPVAGFLRSGEHAGEQATQVLAWLAPPVAGATPVAVRIELSGPRGTLHAHLAEPTPDAP, encoded by the coding sequence ATGCGGAACCGTCGAGCGGCGATGATCATCCTGGCAGTCCTCGTCGCGGGGGCGCGTCCCGAGGCGCACGCCGCGGACACCCGCACGCTTCACTACGACGTCTTCTACCTGGCGTTTCGGGTGCTTGCCGTGGACGTGCAGTCGCACGTCGAGCGGGCTGCGTATCGCACGAGCGTCTCCTTGCGGACGGCGGGCCTCTTCGCAGCCATCGTGCCGTGGCGATCCTCGGCGACGGCGGGCGGCACGATCGAGGGCCCGACGCTGCGTCCATCCTTCTATCGTGTCCAGAGCGAGTACCGTGACCGCGCCCAACGCATCGACCTCGAGTACGGCGACGCCGGCCGGGTCGGCGGCGGCGTCGACGGGGTCCTGACCGACGGGGAGCGCGACGACGTGCCGGAGCCGCTGCGCGCCGGGACCATGGATCCGGTGACCGCGGAGGCCGCGGTCGTCCAACGGCTCGCTGCGACCGGCACCTGTGCGGGCACGGTGCGCATCTTCGACGGGCTGCGGCGCTACGATCTGCGCTACGACGACCTGGGAGTCGGCGACCTCGAGCCGTCCCGGTACGACTCGTATCGCGGGAGCGCGCGCCTGTGTCGGGCGTCGGTGGACCCGGTCGCCGGATTCCTCCGCTCGGGTGAGCATGCAGGCGAGCAGGCGACGCAGGTGTTGGCGTGGCTCGCGCCCCCGGTGGCGGGTGCGACGCCCGTCGCCGTGCGGATCGAGCTGTCCGGCCCGCGGGGGACGCTCCACGCGCATCTGGCGGAGCCGACACCCGACGCCCCATAG
- a CDS encoding SDR family oxidoreductase translates to MHDASAGSILITGGNGFLGSLVAAKALVESDATIVLPLREPYTRERVLAPILTELAAEGRPPRAADSARIVTVPLPPHEHIDELYRSLRDLGVRDILHCAGSLSYFNVRRLQAGNLDLTRAILSLGTALDVRRFVYLSTAYSAGFTDCPILETLHDEPRNDPTDYTRTKREAEWLVARSGLPYVVVRPSIVIGDSRDGRYGGKPYGLYQLWTAGVRYLSMGFPRVLHVVAGNEPVNFLHQDAFTTGFWAAYRTLPDRAVMHLVSRDDALPTMRDLWTLWFSVHGGPHDVHFFDRLDTVPMDEVAPEVRLLLDFTAVNNEIGSSRWNFCRDRLEGLRRNGLEMTDASLETIAVAQRRFVADSPRLQRFIQRYEAAGVPTPRFVDRTGERARPPGARAS, encoded by the coding sequence GTGCACGACGCATCGGCCGGCTCGATTCTGATCACGGGGGGCAATGGATTCCTCGGCTCGCTCGTCGCCGCGAAGGCGCTCGTCGAGAGCGACGCAACGATCGTCCTGCCGCTGCGCGAGCCGTACACGCGCGAGCGGGTGCTCGCGCCGATCCTGACCGAGCTCGCGGCCGAGGGGCGCCCGCCTCGAGCTGCCGATTCGGCCCGGATCGTGACGGTGCCCTTGCCACCCCACGAGCACATCGACGAGCTCTACCGCAGCCTCCGTGACCTCGGGGTCCGCGACATCCTGCACTGCGCCGGGTCGCTGAGCTACTTCAACGTGCGCAGACTCCAGGCGGGCAACCTCGACTTGACCCGCGCCATCCTCTCGCTCGGCACGGCGCTCGACGTGCGCCGGTTCGTGTACCTCTCGACGGCGTACAGCGCCGGGTTCACCGACTGCCCGATCCTCGAGACCCTGCACGACGAGCCGCGTAACGACCCGACCGACTACACGCGCACGAAGCGCGAGGCGGAATGGCTGGTCGCTCGCAGCGGCCTCCCGTACGTCGTCGTTCGACCATCGATCGTCATCGGCGACAGCCGCGACGGGCGCTACGGCGGCAAGCCCTACGGACTCTACCAGCTCTGGACCGCCGGCGTACGCTACCTGTCGATGGGATTCCCCCGCGTCCTGCACGTCGTCGCCGGCAACGAGCCGGTCAACTTCCTGCACCAGGACGCATTCACGACGGGCTTCTGGGCGGCCTACCGGACGCTGCCGGACCGCGCCGTCATGCACCTGGTGTCACGTGATGACGCGCTCCCGACGATGCGCGATCTCTGGACGCTTTGGTTCTCGGTTCATGGCGGGCCACACGACGTCCACTTCTTCGATCGACTCGACACCGTGCCGATGGACGAGGTGGCACCCGAGGTCCGTCTGCTCCTCGACTTCACCGCAGTGAACAACGAGATCGGGTCTTCTCGATGGAACTTCTGCCGGGACCGACTGGAGGGGTTGCGTCGCAACGGACTCGAGATGACCGACGCGAGCCTCGAGACGATCGCCGTCGCGCAGCGTCGCTTCGTCGCGGACTCGCCACGGCTGCAGCGCTTCATCCAACGGTATGAAGCGGCGGGCGTGCCCACCCCACGATTCGTCGATCGGACCGGCGAGCGTGCTCGGCCGCCCGGCGCGCGAGCCTCGTAG
- a CDS encoding alpha/beta hydrolase, with amino-acid sequence MTMASRPDVKTASTATTVFALAGLAAQLLNALASVPFRRPWRGRASTLHNVGITVTRSVMRAFLGYATSLPTPEFRSVENVLDRLCRVVLPPFLRPLDIVMDDAEVGGVRGLWYRRGNVEPRGTILYLHGGGYIGTSPAMYTISTGRIAAETGCEIFAPDYRLAPEFPFPASLVDAAAVYQGMLDAGTRPDRLFLAGDSGGGGLVNALMLDPLSRALPRPAGLILISPEVSLTLEERSITDNAALDILPWNIPVWPYLHGLDSRHPLVSAIDADLHGFPPTFVSLGGDEMFRDGIRGFVERLKASDVDATAIEEPGMFHVFPLLMPWADASARVYRAIGEFVTTRLARAARRP; translated from the coding sequence ATGACGATGGCATCGCGCCCCGACGTGAAGACCGCCTCGACCGCGACGACCGTCTTCGCCCTCGCGGGTCTCGCGGCACAGCTGCTCAATGCCCTGGCGTCGGTGCCGTTTCGACGTCCGTGGCGAGGTCGCGCGAGCACGCTCCACAACGTCGGCATCACAGTGACCCGCAGCGTGATGCGGGCCTTCCTCGGCTATGCCACGTCGCTTCCGACGCCCGAGTTCCGCTCCGTCGAAAACGTGCTCGACCGCCTCTGTCGCGTCGTCCTCCCGCCGTTCCTGCGCCCACTCGACATCGTGATGGACGACGCCGAGGTCGGCGGCGTTCGCGGGCTGTGGTACCGCCGCGGGAACGTCGAGCCGCGCGGCACCATCCTCTACCTCCATGGCGGGGGCTACATCGGCACGTCGCCGGCCATGTACACGATCTCCACGGGACGGATCGCGGCCGAGACCGGCTGCGAGATCTTCGCGCCGGACTACAGGCTGGCGCCCGAATTCCCCTTTCCCGCGAGCCTCGTCGACGCCGCCGCGGTCTACCAGGGGATGCTCGATGCGGGCACGCGGCCCGACCGCCTGTTCCTCGCGGGCGATTCCGGTGGCGGCGGCCTCGTGAACGCCCTCATGCTCGACCCACTTTCGCGCGCCTTGCCGAGACCGGCGGGCCTGATCCTCATCTCTCCCGAGGTGAGCCTGACGCTCGAAGAGCGCTCGATCACCGACAACGCGGCCCTGGACATCCTGCCCTGGAACATCCCCGTGTGGCCGTATCTGCACGGGCTCGACTCGCGGCACCCCCTGGTGTCCGCGATCGACGCCGACCTCCATGGCTTCCCCCCGACGTTCGTCTCCCTCGGCGGGGACGAGATGTTCCGGGACGGCATCCGCGGATTCGTCGAACGACTGAAGGCGTCCGACGTGGACGCGACCGCGATCGAGGAGCCCGGCATGTTCCACGTGTTCCCGCTGCTGATGCCGTGGGCAGATGCCAGCGCGCGGGTCTATCGGGCGATCGGCGAGTTCGTCACGACCCGGCTCGCTCGCGCGGCTCGCCGGCCGTAG
- a CDS encoding ABC transporter permease — MIVRALVAAFVKDVRLLVRDRVGLVFLTIAPLIVMSVAGFSLSTLFGGVPQPGAYVLPVVDEDDGRIAAELRERLTDDATIEVRTVPTREQALELVHSRESAAVLVIPAGTSAALARGSRASLRLLTDPVKFVELTNVRFLVEELRQAVGQHAIDLAQRRIDRVRARALAEERRLERRFARLRAALARTADRVHEVHADVARRVEVAGARLENTLREGLRRTEAERLGAARRRLERELAPLHEFVDALAAYRGTFESWLAGVREQAGRFADRIPPPPEPPALPAALEQLAHGDDDALASRILGAPGDVALPKLPLDLALPPLPEPPAVTALALPSLPDVRLPRLLDVVETSVSGAPSRLNSFDQYVPGFSITFLMLGMLIGVAMTLIDERELGTLDRVRATQAPVATLVLGKLTVRFLVGVLQMIALLGVGRAAFGVSLGPQPVALLLPTVGIVFVGTAFGVLVAGLAPTRDAVIPLGAIAIVTMCAVGGCWWPIDLEPRWMRGLARVLPTTWAMSGFKDLMMRHQTVTAALEPTLVLLLFGLAFLVVGLVAFRPSRV, encoded by the coding sequence ATGATCGTCCGTGCGCTGGTTGCGGCGTTCGTCAAGGACGTGCGCTTGCTCGTCCGCGATCGCGTGGGCCTCGTCTTCCTCACCATCGCGCCGCTGATCGTGATGTCGGTGGCCGGGTTCTCGCTGTCGACCCTCTTCGGCGGCGTGCCGCAGCCGGGTGCCTACGTGCTGCCCGTGGTCGACGAGGACGATGGACGCATCGCCGCCGAGTTGCGGGAGCGGCTCACCGACGATGCGACGATCGAGGTCCGCACCGTCCCGACTCGCGAGCAGGCGCTCGAGCTCGTCCATTCCCGCGAGAGCGCCGCCGTCCTCGTCATCCCCGCCGGCACGTCGGCCGCGCTCGCGCGCGGGTCGCGCGCGTCGCTCCGCCTCCTCACCGACCCGGTCAAGTTCGTCGAGCTCACCAACGTGCGCTTCCTCGTCGAGGAGCTCCGCCAAGCGGTCGGTCAACATGCGATCGACCTCGCGCAGCGTCGAATCGACCGCGTGCGAGCGCGCGCGCTGGCCGAGGAGCGCCGGCTCGAGCGACGGTTCGCCCGCCTGCGGGCCGCGCTCGCCCGTACCGCCGACCGTGTACACGAGGTGCACGCCGACGTCGCCCGCCGCGTCGAGGTGGCCGGCGCTCGGCTGGAGAACACACTCCGCGAGGGCCTCCGCCGCACCGAAGCGGAGCGCCTGGGTGCGGCGCGGAGGCGTCTCGAGCGCGAGCTCGCTCCGCTCCACGAGTTCGTCGACGCGCTCGCCGCCTATCGCGGGACCTTCGAGTCGTGGCTCGCCGGAGTGCGGGAGCAGGCGGGACGCTTCGCCGACCGCATCCCGCCACCACCCGAGCCGCCGGCCCTGCCGGCGGCCCTCGAACAGCTCGCGCACGGCGACGACGATGCGCTCGCGAGCCGCATTCTGGGCGCGCCGGGCGACGTCGCGCTCCCGAAGCTGCCCCTCGACCTCGCCCTGCCGCCCCTGCCCGAACCCCCTGCGGTGACCGCACTCGCGCTCCCGTCGCTCCCCGACGTCCGGCTGCCGCGGCTGCTCGACGTCGTCGAGACGAGCGTGAGCGGAGCGCCGAGCCGTCTCAACAGCTTCGACCAGTACGTGCCCGGCTTCAGCATCACGTTCCTCATGCTCGGCATGCTGATCGGGGTCGCGATGACGCTGATCGACGAACGCGAGCTCGGCACGCTCGATCGCGTCCGCGCGACGCAGGCCCCGGTCGCGACGCTCGTCCTGGGCAAGCTCACGGTGCGCTTCCTGGTCGGCGTCCTGCAGATGATCGCGCTCCTCGGGGTCGGTCGGGCGGCCTTTGGCGTGTCCCTCGGCCCGCAGCCCGTGGCGCTTCTCCTGCCGACGGTGGGCATCGTCTTCGTCGGGACGGCCTTCGGCGTGCTGGTCGCCGGACTGGCCCCGACCCGCGACGCGGTCATCCCCCTCGGCGCGATCGCGATCGTCACCATGTGCGCCGTCGGCGGCTGCTGGTGGCCCATAGACCTCGAGCCGCGCTGGATGCGCGGTCTCGCGCGTGTCCTCCCGACCACCTGGGCGATGTCCGGCTTCAAGGACCTGATGATGCGCCACCAGACCGTCACGGCGGCGCTCGAGCCGACCCTCGTGCTCCTCCTCTTCGGCCTCGCCTTCCTGGTGGTCGGCCTCGTCGCCTTTCGTCCGAGCCGGGTGTGA
- a CDS encoding ABC transporter ATP-binding protein has translation MSAAILCRDVVKVYRTRRALDGVSFEVAPGEIVALLGPNGAGKSTTLSIIATLLEQTSGHVEVAGHTLPAGARLARRSLGLVPQRAAVYPALTARENLAYFAPLQGLDHRAARAAIARVLALVGLESRADEPVAQYSGGMARRLNLACGILHGPRVVLLDEPTVGVDPQARERIYALERSLAAEGGAILHSTHLMEEAQRLCDRVILLDGGRVIASGTPTELVSRLGLRPVLTLHTERPLPAGWPGTGVRARATSATAERIVLQIDEVGLVPALLDRARADGGEILDVALHRPDLADVFFHLTGHELRDGDTGEDPTP, from the coding sequence ATGAGCGCCGCGATCCTCTGCCGCGACGTCGTGAAGGTCTATCGCACGCGGCGCGCGCTCGACGGCGTGAGCTTCGAGGTGGCGCCGGGCGAGATCGTCGCGCTGCTCGGTCCCAACGGCGCCGGGAAGTCGACGACGCTCTCCATCATCGCGACCCTGCTCGAGCAGACGTCCGGCCACGTCGAAGTCGCGGGACACACCCTCCCCGCCGGGGCGCGACTCGCGCGCCGGTCGCTCGGCCTCGTACCGCAGCGCGCAGCCGTCTACCCGGCGCTCACCGCGCGGGAGAACCTGGCGTATTTCGCACCGCTCCAGGGCCTCGACCACCGGGCCGCCCGCGCTGCGATCGCGCGGGTGCTCGCGCTGGTCGGCCTCGAAAGCCGGGCCGACGAGCCGGTGGCCCAGTACTCCGGTGGGATGGCACGACGCTTGAACCTCGCCTGCGGCATCCTGCACGGGCCGCGCGTCGTCCTGCTCGACGAGCCGACCGTCGGCGTCGACCCGCAGGCGCGGGAACGCATCTACGCGCTCGAGCGCTCGCTCGCCGCCGAGGGCGGCGCGATCCTGCACAGCACCCACTTGATGGAGGAGGCACAGCGCCTGTGCGATCGCGTGATCCTGCTCGACGGCGGGCGGGTGATCGCGAGCGGGACCCCGACCGAGCTGGTCTCTCGCCTCGGCCTGCGCCCGGTGCTCACGCTGCACACCGAGCGCCCCCTCCCCGCCGGTTGGCCGGGCACCGGCGTGCGGGCGCGTGCGACCTCGGCCACGGCCGAGAGGATCGTCCTCCAAATCGACGAGGTCGGGCTCGTGCCCGCGCTCCTCGACCGCGCCCGAGCCGACGGCGGCGAGATCCTCGACGTTGCCCTCCACCGTCCCGATCTCGCCGACGTGTTCTTCCACCTGACGGGCCACGAGCTACGCGACGGTGACACCGGGGAAGACCCCACGCCATGA
- a CDS encoding alpha/beta hydrolase, with amino-acid sequence MGAEIRYAKSGEVHIAYRVFGDGPPDIVLVPGTVSHVELFWELPANEYLLKRLASFSRVIVFDKRGQGLSDRVADQTLEERVGDVLAVMDAAGSDRATIYGWSEGGQLSLKLAATHPERVSGLVLYGSYPSMYVTREQFDRFLQTLETHWGEGILVRVNAPSRRNDKAFVQWFGRLERAVASPGAILALMRANYEIDVRDLLPSINVPTLILHREGDSLVPVESGRYMAEHIPGARYVELPGVDHLLQAFEQDLLDVLLDEVEEFVTGTRRRPRAERPSPIAVSADPVDPVKHLPPAPDAEWRGADDAIAELERCREILACGEDGPGLAGLVARAEALAAAARGSWGEAEAQFVKAAETFRRYGMVWQEAQTFQSWGAALHAGADRRAAIEKVDMAIEIYRRHATGRGSCERAERDISSPTGDAGAVGAPASRAVFRREGDYWTVSWRGNVVRLKHAKGLHYIAYLLGHPGRQVLASDLAAPGTTGGSDHAWIDSGGTTAPNLGDAGTLLDAKAREQYRRRMGELREEVAEADRFNDTLRAARLRTELESLRDQIAGAAGLGGRHRKAASHAERARLMVTKAIKAALAKIRARDASLGRYLAASIKTGHCCTYDPGALPPVAWQL; translated from the coding sequence ATGGGAGCTGAGATCAGGTACGCCAAGAGCGGCGAAGTGCACATCGCGTATCGCGTTTTTGGCGATGGCCCGCCCGACATCGTGCTCGTGCCGGGCACCGTGTCGCATGTGGAGCTCTTCTGGGAGCTGCCCGCGAACGAGTATCTGCTGAAACGGCTCGCCTCCTTCTCGCGCGTGATCGTTTTCGACAAGCGCGGCCAGGGCCTCTCCGATCGCGTCGCCGATCAGACGCTCGAGGAGCGGGTCGGCGACGTGCTGGCGGTGATGGACGCGGCCGGGTCGGATCGCGCGACGATCTACGGTTGGTCCGAAGGCGGTCAGCTGTCCCTGAAGCTCGCCGCCACGCATCCGGAGCGGGTCTCCGGGCTCGTGCTCTACGGAAGCTATCCGTCGATGTACGTGACGCGCGAGCAATTCGACCGATTCCTCCAGACGCTGGAGACCCACTGGGGCGAAGGCATACTCGTCCGCGTGAATGCGCCGAGCCGGCGGAACGACAAGGCCTTCGTGCAGTGGTTCGGACGCCTCGAGCGCGCCGTGGCGAGCCCCGGAGCCATTCTCGCGCTGATGCGGGCCAACTACGAGATCGACGTCCGTGACCTCTTGCCTTCCATCAACGTGCCGACGCTGATCCTCCATCGCGAGGGCGATTCGCTCGTACCCGTCGAGTCCGGTCGCTACATGGCCGAGCACATTCCTGGCGCGCGGTACGTCGAGCTCCCCGGGGTGGACCATCTGCTCCAAGCATTCGAGCAGGACCTGCTCGACGTCCTCCTCGACGAGGTCGAGGAGTTCGTCACCGGCACGCGGCGCCGCCCGCGTGCGGAGCGGCCGTCGCCCATCGCGGTATCCGCCGATCCCGTCGACCCCGTGAAGCACCTCCCGCCGGCACCGGACGCCGAGTGGCGAGGCGCGGACGACGCGATCGCGGAGCTCGAACGGTGCCGTGAGATTCTCGCGTGCGGTGAGGACGGGCCCGGGCTCGCCGGCCTCGTCGCGCGCGCCGAAGCGCTCGCCGCCGCCGCACGAGGATCGTGGGGCGAGGCCGAGGCACAGTTCGTCAAGGCGGCCGAGACGTTTCGGCGCTACGGGATGGTGTGGCAGGAGGCACAGACGTTCCAGAGCTGGGGTGCCGCGTTGCACGCCGGCGCAGATCGTCGCGCCGCCATCGAGAAGGTCGACATGGCGATCGAGATCTACCGTCGGCACGCCACGGGCCGCGGCTCGTGCGAGAGAGCCGAACGCGACATCTCCAGCCCCACCGGCGACGCCGGCGCGGTCGGAGCCCCTGCGTCCCGAGCTGTGTTTCGGCGGGAAGGCGACTATTGGACGGTGTCGTGGCGGGGCAATGTGGTCCGCCTGAAGCACGCCAAGGGTCTTCACTACATCGCCTACCTGCTCGGCCATCCTGGCCGCCAGGTCCTGGCCTCCGATCTCGCGGCGCCTGGGACGACGGGCGGTAGCGATCACGCGTGGATCGATTCAGGTGGAACGACGGCCCCCAACCTCGGGGATGCCGGCACACTCCTCGACGCCAAGGCCCGCGAGCAATACCGTCGTCGCATGGGCGAGCTCCGCGAGGAGGTCGCGGAGGCCGATCGGTTCAACGATACGTTGCGGGCCGCGCGACTGCGCACCGAGCTCGAGTCGCTTCGCGATCAGATTGCCGGCGCGGCGGGGCTGGGCGGACGACACCGGAAGGCTGCCTCGCACGCTGAACGAGCTCGCCTGATGGTGACGAAAGCGATCAAGGCGGCCCTCGCGAAGATCCGTGCCAGGGACGCTTCGCTCGGCCGCTATCTCGCAGCGTCGATCAAGACCGGCCACTGTTGCACCTACGATCCCGGTGCGCTGCCTCCCGTCGCCTGGCAGCTCTAG